One Cololabis saira isolate AMF1-May2022 chromosome 18, fColSai1.1, whole genome shotgun sequence genomic region harbors:
- the pgm3 gene encoding phosphoacetylglucosamine mutase: MAHFEEVLKQSNVHPKPAGLVLQYGTAGFRTNAKQLDHIMFRMGMLATLRSKKTKATIGVMVTASHNPEEDNGVKLIDPMGEMLTPAWEDYATQLANVEQEELLTSLKDIIEKEAIQMSQEANVFVGKDTRSSSARLSQAVVDGVIALGSQLKDYGLVTTPQLHYMVCCQNTQGKYGEATLKGYYSKLCQAFIHLTKNASNRTDDQKHIYVDGANGIGALKMREMESHLKNDLRISIFNDGSRGKLNHECGADFVKVQQKPPTGIKINSGDRCCSFDGDADRIVYYYTDSQGLFHLLDGDKIASLISSFLKELTTQAGLDLVIAVVQTAYANGSSTRYLEDTMKVIVRCTKTGVKHLHHAAQEFDIGVYFEANGHGTVLFSKAAEEKIRQRAEDANINDEMKKAALLLQSTINVINQTVGDAIADMLLVEAILAVRGMTVKQWDAIYSDLPNRQLKVKVSDRRVIDTTDAERQAVSPAGLQEAIDSLVKKYRQARSFVRPSGTEDVVRVYAEADTQESADALAHEVSLAVYRLAGGVGHEPKPLH, translated from the exons ATGGCCCACTTTGAGGAAGTGCTAAAGCAGTCTAATGTGCACCCAAAGCCTGCAGGCCTGGTTTTGCAGTATGGCACAGCTGGCTTTAGGACCAATGCCAAACAGCTGGACCACATCATGTTCAGAATGGGTATGCTGGCAACCCTCCGCTCCAAGAAGACCAAAGCTACCATTGGAGTCATGGTGACTGCATCGCACAACCCAGAG GAGGACAATGGAGTGAAACTGATTGACCCGATGGGGGAAATGTTGACGCCGGCATGGGAGGACTACGCTACCCAGCTGGCCAATGTTGAGCAAGAAGAGTTGCTCACATCTCTGAAGGATATAATAGAGAAGGAGGCCATACAAATGAGCCAGGAAGCTAATGTGTTTGTAGGAAAGGATACCAG GAGCAGTAGTGCCAGACTTTCACAAGCAGTGGTGGATGGAGTTATTGCCCTTGGAAGTCAACTGAAAG ACTACGGTTTGGTAACCACCCCACAGCTGCATTATATGGTTTGCTGTCAAAACACTCAGGGTAAATACGGTGAAGCCACACTGAAAGGATATTACAGCAAGCTCTGCCAGGCATTCATCCATCTCACCAAGAAT GCGTCCAACCGCACAGATGATCAGAAGCACATCTACGTTGATGGCGCTAATGGTATCGGTGCCCTGAAGATGCGTGAGATGGAGAGTCACCTGAAGAATGACTTGAGGATTTCCATCTTCAACGACGGAAGCAGAGGAAAGCTAAACCATGAATGTGGAGCTGACTTTGTCAAAGTGCAGCAAAAACCTCCCACAG GCATTAAAATAAACTCAGGAGATCGCTGCTGTTCCTTTGATGGCGATGCTGACCGAATAGTTTATTACTACACCGACTCTCAAGGACTTTTCCACCTGTTGGATGGAGACAAGATAGCTTCTCTCATCAGCAGCTTTCTGAAAGAGCTGACCACTCAG GCAGGACTGGACTTGGTGATAGCAGTGGTGCAGACTGCTTATGCAAACGGGAGCTCAACACGCTACCTAGAGGACACGATGAAG GTCATTGTTAGGTGCACTAAGACAGGAGTGAAACACCTTCATCATGCAGCCCAGGAGTTTGATATCGGTGTGTACTTCGAGGCAAATGGCCATGGGACT GTGTTATTTAGTAAGGCTGCTGAGGAGAAAATCCGGCAGCGAGCCGAAGACGCTAACATAAATGACGAGATGAAGAAAGCAGCTCTGCTTCTGCAGAGCACCATCAACGTCATTAATCAG ACTGTAGGAGATGCCATTGCTGACATGCTGCTGGTTGAAGCCATTCTCGCTGTCAGAGGGATGACAGTCAAGCAGTGGGATGCCATCTACAGCGACCTGCCGAACAGGCAGCTCAAAGTCAAG GTTTCCGACCGCAGGGTAATAGACACAACAGATGCAGAGAGGCAGGCAGTGAGCCCGGCGGGGCTGCAGGAGGCCATCGACAGTCTGGTGAAGAAGTACAGACAGGCTCGCTCCTTTGTGAGGCCCTCCGGGACAGAGGATGTGGTGAGAGTTTATGCAGAGGCAGATACGCag GAGAGTGCTGATGCTCTGGCACATGAAGTCAGCCTTGCAGTGTATCGCCTCGCTGGGGGAGTGGGGCATGAGCCCAAACCATTGCATTAG